One Parasphingorhabdus cellanae genomic region harbors:
- a CDS encoding HPr-rel-A system PqqD family peptide chaperone translates to MSQLYRATASEGLIQHPLDSMTLIFQKSSGITHMVADPIPAILEVMAEEALTADDIAQRLSLSYDLEDSTHVADIVMARLAELHLLGLVEQV, encoded by the coding sequence ATGAGCCAGCTTTATCGCGCCACAGCCTCTGAAGGGCTTATCCAGCATCCGCTGGACAGTATGACGCTAATTTTTCAGAAGTCATCGGGGATTACGCATATGGTGGCCGATCCTATACCCGCAATATTAGAGGTTATGGCTGAGGAGGCTCTAACCGCCGACGATATCGCACAGAGGCTCTCGTTAAGCTATGATTTGGAAGATAGCACCCATGTAGCCGATATCGTAATGGCAAGGCTGGCCGAATTGCACTTGCTCGGTCTGGTGGAACAGGTTTAG
- a CDS encoding HAD-IA family hydrolase gives MTEISFDIIGFDLDGTLLDTSMELAASLNHALDSAGRPQVDEQSIRSLVGMGARHMLEMALEQSGGSDKDLVKSLMPVLIDHYEANLGQNAPAFAGLVEAMDALQDQGIKLAVVTNKFESLAVKLLTTVGMIDRFVTVIGGDTMGKGRSKPKRDPIDEMIRRCGGMVDQTPAAFIGDSIFDIKAAQNAGIANVAVSFGFLYQPVEELGADAIIDHYDELVPTLVKLGS, from the coding sequence ATGACAGAAATTTCTTTCGATATCATTGGCTTTGATCTGGACGGCACTCTGCTCGACACCAGCATGGAGCTGGCCGCCTCTCTCAATCACGCGCTGGACAGCGCTGGCCGGCCGCAAGTGGACGAACAATCCATCCGGTCCTTGGTGGGCATGGGCGCGAGGCATATGTTGGAAATGGCACTGGAACAGTCCGGCGGCAGCGACAAGGATCTGGTCAAAAGCCTGATGCCTGTCCTGATCGACCATTATGAGGCCAATCTAGGTCAAAATGCACCGGCTTTTGCGGGACTGGTCGAAGCCATGGATGCGTTGCAAGACCAAGGCATCAAACTGGCGGTGGTCACCAATAAATTTGAAAGCCTGGCGGTGAAGCTGCTCACCACCGTTGGTATGATTGACCGGTTTGTCACGGTTATCGGTGGCGACACCATGGGCAAAGGACGCAGCAAGCCCAAGCGCGATCCGATCGATGAGATGATCCGGCGCTGTGGCGGCATGGTGGATCAAACGCCCGCTGCCTTTATTGGCGACAGTATTTTCGACATTAAGGCCGCACAAAATGCTGGGATTGCCAATGTTGCGGTGAGCTTTGGCTTTCTGTATCAGCCAGTGGAAGAACTGGGTGCTGATGCGATTATTGATCATTATGATGAGCTTGTTCCCACGTTGGTCAAGCTGGGGTCTTAA
- a CDS encoding nucleotidyltransferase domain-containing protein, with amino-acid sequence MRNAQPLVDALRKPETVLSLDRRGWTELISIARAESLIGSLAHRLTNIEVPEQVKPVLKDAIQTTDLARLQALWEADSAQRALVPLNCKTVLMKGTAYVAADLDAGIGRSIGDLDIMVARDQLPAAEEALLDAGWEWVKPDAYDDQYYRDHMHELPPLIHRERDRMIDVHHTTLPLTAGPTPNAQAMLDASVRLDSGLYVMAPADMLLHSVAHLFADGDLAGGLRNLWDIDRLVRRFSESGEEFWAELGTRAKLHQLVPHLARALRLAVRLYGTPVYKYRAGQTKFTDYLYIRRLLARDGWGRETRKFTRQAFYIRSHWLRMPPLMLMQHLWTKWRKA; translated from the coding sequence ATGCGCAATGCTCAACCTCTGGTCGATGCGTTGCGTAAGCCTGAGACAGTCCTTTCGCTCGACAGGAGAGGCTGGACTGAGCTTATTAGTATCGCCCGGGCAGAGTCGCTAATCGGCAGCTTGGCTCATCGTCTGACGAATATCGAAGTGCCAGAGCAGGTCAAACCGGTTCTGAAAGATGCGATTCAAACCACTGACTTAGCGCGATTACAGGCTCTTTGGGAGGCGGACAGTGCACAACGAGCCCTTGTGCCACTAAACTGCAAGACGGTGCTGATGAAAGGCACAGCCTATGTCGCCGCGGATCTTGATGCCGGTATCGGGCGGAGCATTGGTGACCTTGACATAATGGTTGCGCGCGATCAGTTACCCGCTGCCGAAGAAGCATTGTTGGACGCAGGTTGGGAATGGGTGAAGCCTGACGCCTATGACGATCAATATTATCGCGATCACATGCACGAACTGCCCCCGCTAATCCACCGCGAGCGCGACCGGATGATTGACGTTCACCATACGACCTTACCGCTGACCGCAGGACCGACACCCAATGCGCAGGCGATGCTGGATGCTTCGGTAAGGCTGGACTCTGGCCTTTATGTGATGGCCCCTGCTGATATGCTGCTCCATTCGGTCGCCCATCTGTTCGCTGATGGCGATCTGGCGGGAGGGCTACGAAATCTGTGGGATATTGACCGGCTGGTCCGGCGATTTTCCGAATCGGGTGAGGAATTCTGGGCGGAATTAGGCACCCGCGCAAAATTGCATCAACTGGTGCCGCATTTGGCGCGCGCTCTGCGATTGGCGGTCCGGTTATATGGAACGCCTGTCTATAAATATCGCGCGGGCCAGACGAAGTTTACCGATTATCTCTATATTCGACGTCTGTTGGCGAGAGACGGGTGGGGGCGTGAAACCCGAAAGTTCACACGGCAAGCCTTCTATATCCGGTCCCACTGGCTGAGAATGCCACCGCTTATGTTAATGCAGCATTTGTGGACGAAGTGGCGTAAGGCTTAG
- the pstC gene encoding phosphate ABC transporter permease subunit PstC, producing MTGSILFLLIIILGGISWFFGRVKARRFVTGSAARGAVHSLPNYHGWYVALWAVGPALLFLMIWNIASPALVTDAALASPAAEQLPQDPFARGSILAEARSIASDQQVKAFNPLSQTMVEPYKTAISYYQTLGAIAALLLVFAGGAYSWLRLKPELRARTKIERITMMALLLASLIATITTIGIFASLIFESARFFSMVSPIDFLFGTEWNPKAVAGPRGETGFGAIPLFWGTVFIGAIIAMIVAIPLGLMSAIYLTQYAPLNFRAWMKPILEVLAGVPTVVYGYFAALTVAPALRDFAVSIGISGASSESALAAGVVMGIMIIPFVSSMADDSIAAVPSAMRDGSLAMGATKSETIKKVLIPAALPGVVGGVLLAVSRAIGETMIVVMAAGLAANMTANPFSSVTTVTTQIVQLLTGDQEFDSPKTLAAFALGLVLFIVTLLLNLIALRVVKKYREAYE from the coding sequence GTGACAGGCTCTATTCTTTTCCTGCTGATCATTATCCTCGGAGGCATATCGTGGTTTTTTGGCCGCGTTAAGGCGAGGCGCTTTGTTACAGGTAGCGCTGCAAGGGGAGCGGTACATTCACTCCCGAATTATCATGGCTGGTACGTCGCGCTGTGGGCCGTCGGCCCTGCCCTGTTGTTTCTTATGATCTGGAACATCGCGAGCCCAGCTTTGGTTACCGATGCCGCACTTGCTAGCCCGGCCGCTGAACAATTGCCGCAAGACCCATTTGCACGTGGCTCAATACTAGCGGAGGCCCGTTCAATTGCATCGGACCAACAGGTCAAAGCGTTTAATCCGCTCTCCCAGACTATGGTAGAACCCTACAAGACGGCAATATCCTATTATCAAACACTAGGAGCAATTGCTGCGCTGTTACTGGTATTTGCAGGCGGTGCTTATTCCTGGCTGAGATTAAAGCCAGAGCTGCGAGCACGGACCAAGATCGAACGCATCACTATGATGGCATTGCTTTTGGCATCGCTGATCGCAACTATCACCACCATAGGCATATTCGCATCGCTCATCTTCGAATCCGCTCGCTTCTTTTCGATGGTGTCCCCGATAGACTTTTTGTTTGGAACGGAATGGAATCCAAAGGCCGTAGCTGGCCCACGTGGAGAAACCGGATTTGGTGCCATTCCATTATTTTGGGGCACGGTATTTATCGGCGCAATCATTGCGATGATTGTCGCTATCCCCCTAGGTCTGATGAGCGCAATTTATCTTACACAATATGCTCCGCTCAACTTCCGCGCTTGGATGAAGCCGATTCTGGAAGTCCTGGCTGGCGTTCCAACGGTTGTCTATGGATATTTTGCAGCACTAACTGTTGCTCCTGCCTTGCGGGACTTTGCCGTTTCAATCGGTATTTCCGGTGCTTCGTCGGAATCGGCTTTGGCGGCAGGCGTCGTTATGGGCATCATGATTATCCCATTCGTGTCCTCGATGGCTGATGACAGTATTGCCGCAGTTCCGAGCGCTATGCGTGATGGGTCGCTCGCTATGGGCGCTACCAAAAGCGAAACCATAAAAAAGGTTTTGATCCCCGCGGCGCTACCGGGTGTAGTTGGTGGCGTGCTGCTGGCTGTTAGCCGCGCTATAGGAGAAACCATGATCGTTGTAATGGCCGCAGGCCTGGCAGCGAATATGACAGCCAATCCGTTTTCCAGCGTTACGACCGTAACCACCCAAATTGTCCAACTGCTGACCGGCGATCAGGAATTTGATAGTCCCAAAACCCTTGCGGCATTTGCATTGGGTCTGGTGCTATTTATCGTAACCTTGTTGCTCAATCTCATCGCCCTGAGAGTCGTCAAGAAATATCGGGAAGCTTATGAATAG
- the pstB gene encoding phosphate ABC transporter ATP-binding protein PstB, whose product MTETTAPAISAGDGPLKMTTRNVDVFYGEKQAINGVSIDVTMDNVTAFIGPSGCGKSTFLRCLNRMNDTIPIAKVTGEITLEGEDIYAPKMDVVQLRARVGMVFQKPNPFPKSIYDNIAYGPRIHGLANSKDELDNIVETSLQRAGLWGEVQDRLQDSGTALSGGQQQRLCIARAIAVDPEVILMDEPCSALDPIATAKIEELIHELRGKYAIVIVTHNMQQAARVSQRTAFFHLGTLVEYGVTSDIFTNPTEEKTRDYITGRYG is encoded by the coding sequence ATGACAGAAACCACAGCTCCTGCCATTTCTGCCGGTGATGGCCCATTGAAAATGACCACCCGCAACGTGGATGTTTTCTATGGCGAGAAGCAAGCCATTAACGGCGTTTCTATTGATGTTACGATGGATAATGTCACAGCGTTTATTGGTCCTTCTGGTTGCGGAAAATCGACCTTTCTACGTTGCCTCAACCGCATGAATGACACGATACCGATCGCAAAAGTGACAGGTGAGATCACCTTGGAAGGCGAAGATATCTATGCGCCAAAAATGGACGTGGTACAGCTACGCGCTCGTGTGGGCATGGTTTTTCAAAAACCAAATCCTTTTCCAAAGTCAATCTACGACAATATCGCGTATGGCCCTCGCATTCATGGGCTTGCGAATAGCAAAGACGAGCTCGATAATATTGTGGAAACGTCGCTCCAAAGAGCAGGTTTATGGGGTGAAGTGCAAGATAGGCTACAGGATAGCGGAACCGCTTTATCTGGCGGTCAGCAACAACGATTGTGCATTGCCCGCGCCATTGCAGTAGATCCGGAAGTGATCTTGATGGATGAGCCCTGTTCGGCGCTTGATCCTATTGCGACAGCAAAGATTGAAGAGTTGATTCACGAGCTTCGCGGCAAATATGCTATCGTTATCGTCACACACAATATGCAGCAAGCTGCCCGTGTGTCGCAACGTACCGCCTTTTTCCACTTGGGCACATTGGTCGAATATGGCGTAACGTCCGACATATTCACCAATCCTACCGAGGAAAAAACGCGGGATTATATTACCGGACGCTACGGTTAA
- the phoU gene encoding phosphate signaling complex protein PhoU: MANTGTEHTVKAFDTDINELRGMVAEIGGRSEQAIAKAMRALEKHDLKLAAEVVAEDKLIDDLEKRIDDLTFQTIALRAPMADDLRELIATFKISGVVERIGDYAKNIAKRVPVIASTHRLGPASLLPSMSNVASQLVRDSLEAFARRDADLALEVSERDQIVDDFYTSIFRSVITYMIENPKDIGEAAHLLFIAKNLERIGDHATNVAEMVYFAAKGEPMPERDRGENPTDFIDEPTNGR, encoded by the coding sequence ATGGCAAATACCGGCACAGAGCATACCGTCAAAGCCTTTGACACTGACATTAATGAGTTACGCGGAATGGTTGCCGAAATCGGTGGTCGCAGCGAACAAGCAATTGCGAAAGCAATGCGCGCCTTGGAAAAGCATGATCTAAAACTGGCTGCTGAAGTGGTTGCCGAAGATAAGCTGATCGATGACCTCGAAAAACGCATCGATGATCTCACTTTCCAGACCATTGCTTTGCGTGCTCCAATGGCAGACGATTTGCGCGAGCTTATTGCCACATTCAAGATATCGGGTGTTGTAGAGCGCATTGGCGACTATGCTAAGAATATTGCGAAACGGGTACCGGTTATCGCCAGCACACATAGATTGGGACCGGCTTCTTTATTGCCATCTATGTCAAATGTGGCTTCGCAACTTGTTCGCGACTCTCTGGAAGCCTTTGCCCGACGTGATGCGGATCTCGCTTTGGAGGTCAGTGAACGGGACCAGATTGTAGATGATTTCTACACCAGTATTTTCCGGTCTGTCATCACCTATATGATCGAAAACCCCAAAGATATTGGGGAAGCAGCCCATCTGCTCTTCATCGCCAAGAACCTTGAACGTATTGGCGATCATGCCACGAATGTCGCTGAAATGGTCTATTTTGCCGCCAAGGGCGAACCAATGCCGGAACGCGATCGCGGCGAAAATCCTACTGATTTCATAGACGAGCCTACTAACGGAAGATAG
- the phoB gene encoding phosphate regulon transcriptional regulator PhoB, translating into MSNARLLLVEDDAALAELLSWNFKKEEYDVIHTADGEEALLLVKENRPDVILLDWMIENLSGIEVCRRLRRSPETANIPIIMLTARGEEEDKIRGLETGADDYITKPFSPRELIARVKAVLRRVRPALAGEKLAFGDLEMDTVGHKVKRDGDTIPLGPTEFRLLRHFLEHPNWVFSRERLLDSVWGQDSDIELRTVDVHIRRLRKALNANQRPDIIRTVRSAGYALDTEAA; encoded by the coding sequence ATGTCCAATGCAAGACTTTTACTGGTAGAAGATGATGCAGCACTAGCCGAGCTTTTGTCATGGAACTTTAAAAAAGAAGAATATGACGTCATTCATACGGCGGACGGCGAAGAAGCTCTGCTATTGGTCAAAGAGAACCGTCCTGATGTTATTCTGCTGGATTGGATGATAGAAAACCTGTCGGGCATAGAAGTATGCCGCCGCCTGCGCCGGTCACCTGAAACAGCTAATATCCCGATCATCATGCTCACGGCACGAGGCGAGGAGGAAGATAAGATCCGAGGTCTGGAAACAGGAGCAGACGATTATATCACCAAACCATTCAGCCCGCGCGAGTTGATCGCGCGCGTAAAAGCCGTATTGCGCCGGGTACGCCCTGCCCTGGCTGGTGAAAAGCTGGCTTTTGGAGATCTGGAAATGGACACCGTCGGCCACAAAGTGAAGCGGGACGGGGATACCATACCACTGGGGCCGACTGAATTCCGGTTGCTGCGCCATTTTCTGGAGCACCCCAATTGGGTTTTCTCCCGCGAGCGACTGCTCGACAGCGTCTGGGGTCAGGACAGCGATATCGAGCTGCGGACGGTGGACGTCCATATCCGCCGGCTGCGCAAAGCTCTTAATGCGAACCAGCGCCCAGATATTATCCGAACCGTTCGATCTGCAGGCTATGCCCTGGACACGGAAGCTGCCTGA
- the pstA gene encoding phosphate ABC transporter permease PstA — MNSAATFIDERNPTDWQSDQMQKRIRKRYAAERRFKALGLGAIILSASFLAFLLVVMVGNGLRGFTQTELPVAIDFPAMTGGASASQFEGTNAEANLRTLGVQDIVNTSIEIQYGELGGELFSAGGWQAVSAAILDNPDIIETETTLYLPVESEIDVAYKGSGSASAEQKITELKDQFSTGFNWNFLSNSDATDPMQVGIWGALKGSLITMFITLMIAFPIGVLSALYLEEYAPKNRFTDLIEVSINNLAAVPSIIFGLLGLAVFLNLFGLPRSAALVGGLTLALMTMPVIVISGRNAVKAVPPSIREAAFGIGASQMQVVFHHVLPLALPGILTGTIIGMARALGETAPLLMIGMRAFIATPPSGIVEPATVLPVQIFLWSDEVNRGFVEKTSAAIIVLLLFLLTMNALAIYLRNRFETRW; from the coding sequence ATGAATAGCGCCGCCACCTTTATTGATGAGCGCAATCCGACGGATTGGCAAAGCGACCAGATGCAGAAACGCATCCGCAAGCGCTATGCTGCCGAACGTCGCTTCAAGGCTTTAGGTCTAGGTGCGATTATATTGTCAGCCAGTTTTTTGGCGTTCTTGCTCGTGGTTATGGTTGGCAATGGATTGCGGGGATTTACTCAAACCGAACTTCCGGTTGCAATAGATTTTCCAGCCATGACAGGCGGCGCTTCGGCGAGCCAGTTTGAAGGTACAAATGCTGAGGCTAACCTTCGAACATTGGGTGTGCAGGATATAGTCAACACCAGCATAGAAATTCAATATGGAGAACTAGGCGGCGAGCTGTTTTCAGCCGGCGGCTGGCAAGCAGTCAGTGCTGCAATTTTGGACAATCCCGACATCATAGAGACGGAAACTACACTCTATCTGCCTGTAGAATCAGAGATCGATGTGGCTTACAAGGGCAGTGGCAGCGCCTCCGCAGAACAGAAAATCACAGAACTAAAAGATCAATTCAGTACAGGGTTTAATTGGAATTTCCTGAGCAATTCCGACGCAACCGATCCGATGCAAGTCGGGATATGGGGAGCCTTGAAGGGCTCGCTGATAACGATGTTCATAACATTGATGATCGCCTTTCCGATTGGTGTGCTTTCTGCGCTCTATCTCGAAGAATACGCGCCTAAGAATCGCTTCACAGATTTGATTGAAGTGTCGATCAACAATCTTGCCGCAGTTCCGTCCATCATCTTCGGTTTGCTTGGCTTGGCTGTGTTTCTCAACCTCTTCGGCCTGCCGCGATCTGCCGCCTTGGTTGGCGGCCTGACGCTGGCCTTAATGACAATGCCTGTGATCGTTATTTCGGGACGCAACGCTGTGAAAGCTGTCCCCCCCTCTATTCGCGAGGCCGCATTCGGTATAGGTGCGAGCCAGATGCAGGTTGTATTCCATCACGTGCTGCCGCTTGCACTACCCGGTATCCTTACCGGAACCATTATTGGTATGGCCCGTGCCCTCGGCGAAACTGCACCTCTGCTGATGATCGGCATGCGCGCCTTTATTGCAACCCCGCCGAGCGGTATTGTCGAGCCTGCTACGGTTCTGCCAGTGCAAATTTTCCTATGGTCCGATGAGGTCAATCGCGGATTTGTGGAAAAAACGTCTGCGGCAATTATCGTGCTACTCTTGTTCCTTCTGACAATGAACGCCCTTGCAATATATTTGCGCAATCGTTTTGAAACCCGCTGGTAG
- a CDS encoding substrate-binding domain-containing protein, whose translation MFKKIALLAVSTLALAACQDQASGGQGGTRSEVRIVGSSTVFPFAKAVAEQFSASGANTSPILESTGTGGGMKLFCAGVGANTPDIVNASRRMKGTEFEMCKENGVTDVVEIQVGIDGIAVAQANEGPAIKLTPTQIYEAIAERPFGKKNETKNWSDIDSSLPDIAISVYGPPSTSGTRDALTELIMEVGCKTDAATKALKETDEDEYDAICHDVRADGAYIDAGENDNLIVQKLKANPNSLGIFGYSFLEENTDSVRGVSVSDVQPEYDAIASGEYPGARPLYIYAKKQHVGVIPGLQEYLTEFVNAGGADGYLVKAGLIASPDDVRTQMTETVKNLPVLTGTELK comes from the coding sequence ATGTTTAAGAAAATCGCTCTTTTGGCGGTATCCACTCTCGCCTTGGCAGCATGTCAGGATCAGGCTTCTGGCGGACAAGGCGGCACACGTAGTGAAGTTCGGATCGTTGGTTCATCAACTGTCTTCCCATTTGCCAAAGCCGTCGCCGAACAATTTAGCGCCAGTGGTGCGAATACATCCCCCATTTTAGAGTCAACCGGTACGGGCGGCGGAATGAAGCTGTTCTGTGCAGGTGTTGGTGCCAACACTCCTGATATTGTTAATGCCTCAAGAAGGATGAAGGGCACCGAATTTGAAATGTGTAAAGAAAATGGCGTTACGGATGTAGTCGAAATTCAGGTCGGCATTGATGGTATCGCTGTTGCGCAAGCCAACGAAGGCCCGGCCATCAAACTGACGCCTACTCAAATTTACGAAGCAATTGCAGAACGGCCGTTTGGTAAAAAGAACGAAACCAAAAACTGGTCAGACATTGACTCTTCACTGCCTGATATCGCGATCAGCGTCTATGGTCCCCCATCAACCTCGGGAACGCGCGACGCTCTTACAGAGCTAATCATGGAAGTAGGCTGCAAGACTGACGCTGCCACAAAAGCGCTAAAAGAAACCGATGAGGACGAATATGACGCCATTTGTCATGATGTTCGAGCCGATGGTGCCTATATTGATGCAGGTGAGAACGATAACCTGATCGTTCAGAAACTGAAAGCCAATCCAAACAGCCTCGGCATTTTCGGCTATAGCTTCCTTGAAGAAAATACAGACTCCGTCCGCGGCGTTTCTGTTTCCGATGTCCAGCCTGAATATGATGCCATAGCATCAGGCGAATATCCAGGTGCACGTCCACTCTACATCTATGCCAAAAAACAGCATGTTGGCGTTATTCCTGGTCTTCAAGAATATCTGACGGAATTCGTAAATGCAGGCGGAGCGGACGGCTATCTTGTGAAAGCCGGCCTCATTGCTTCGCCTGATGATGTTCGTACGCAAATGACTGAGACTGTTAAGAATCTACCAGTCTTGACGGGTACTGAACTGAAATAA
- a CDS encoding sensor histidine kinase, with amino-acid sequence MNTISPFRLIFAILLIIGGSVLAAQTSAAMMKIVIMSAFGIVALATIALEDHAPPTPDFSALERQKKRILYQGRAEAYQDVIDPITDPILLIRNAKVAAANPAAKNFLGNHIIGEDVRVAIRHPAAADRLANPNAEHSGEPILLVGVGSANQRWELRIHALDDGLKLVQLSDQSSRYAAERMRTDFVANASHELRTPLAAIKGFIETLENPEAGKDEDTRARFLQIMYQEADRMQRLVEDLMSLSRIEAEKYQLPTEPVDLAKLVAETKAVFLNGRNKKDDNFFVSLPDNLPMIQGDYAQLSQLLHNLVSNAYKYGRRGSPVSVMVEPNRSGSMLRLTVTDQGDGIAAEHIPRLTERFYRVDKGRSKSIGGTGLGLAIVKHITERHGAGWKSQARRT; translated from the coding sequence ATGAACACAATTTCTCCATTTCGCCTGATTTTTGCGATCCTTCTTATCATTGGAGGATCAGTTCTGGCCGCACAAACCTCAGCAGCAATGATGAAAATTGTCATTATGTCTGCTTTTGGTATCGTGGCATTGGCAACTATCGCGTTGGAAGACCATGCTCCGCCGACGCCGGATTTCAGTGCCTTGGAGCGACAAAAGAAACGGATCTTATATCAAGGACGAGCCGAAGCTTATCAAGACGTCATTGACCCGATAACAGACCCGATTCTGCTTATTCGGAATGCCAAGGTGGCCGCAGCCAATCCAGCAGCGAAAAACTTTCTCGGTAATCATATTATCGGAGAGGATGTGCGGGTTGCCATTCGCCACCCGGCGGCGGCCGACAGACTTGCCAATCCCAACGCCGAACATAGCGGGGAGCCGATTTTACTCGTCGGGGTCGGTAGTGCTAATCAGCGTTGGGAGTTACGTATTCATGCGCTCGACGACGGATTGAAGCTGGTTCAGCTATCCGATCAAAGCAGCCGCTATGCCGCTGAACGGATGCGAACCGATTTTGTTGCCAATGCAAGCCATGAACTAAGGACCCCTCTGGCTGCCATAAAGGGTTTTATCGAAACGCTGGAAAACCCCGAAGCTGGTAAAGATGAAGATACTCGCGCACGATTTCTGCAGATCATGTATCAAGAAGCGGACCGTATGCAGCGTTTGGTCGAAGACCTCATGTCATTATCTCGCATCGAGGCGGAAAAATACCAACTCCCTACCGAGCCAGTTGATCTTGCTAAACTGGTGGCTGAGACAAAAGCGGTATTTCTTAATGGGCGTAACAAGAAAGACGATAATTTTTTTGTTTCGCTGCCAGATAATTTGCCAATGATCCAAGGAGACTATGCCCAGCTGTCCCAATTACTCCATAATCTCGTCAGCAACGCTTATAAATACGGGCGGCGAGGTAGTCCTGTATCGGTGATGGTTGAGCCCAATAGAAGCGGATCCATGCTCCGATTAACCGTTACCGATCAAGGTGACGGTATCGCAGCAGAACATATACCGCGACTAACCGAACGCTTTTATCGCGTTGACAAAGGGCGCAGTAAATCCATCGGTGGAACCGGACTAGGACTTGCGATAGTCAAACACATCACGGAACGTCATGGGGCCGGATGGAAGTCACAAGCGAGGAGAACGTAG
- a CDS encoding HprK-related kinase A produces the protein MAGLHHLYLTVGPARFRVASTWRQPLDQLAALYKDYPASSDGYADFTVRLEPEKPWRRYIRPSVNISGDYWLPDAAPLPLSQSLLAAEMGMNLQMALGWRRHLLLHASSVEKDGKALLMTGLSGSGKSTLSAMLAEKGWRFMGDEFALLNPDTDMAHSFPRLISLKNEAIAAMQSIVSEGRFGPLMRGTPKGDIRHIVPPLEAVRKMADTAKPALLLFPRFGYDPALRDMGKSEIFVRLTQASTNYVALGESGFRALTKFVDTVPTKAMDYQSGEQAEELIDSLWSQLP, from the coding sequence TTGGCAGGTCTTCATCATCTTTACCTGACAGTGGGACCGGCGCGATTTCGGGTAGCGTCCACTTGGCGGCAACCTCTGGATCAATTGGCGGCGTTGTATAAAGATTATCCGGCATCGTCAGATGGTTATGCGGATTTTACGGTTCGATTGGAACCGGAAAAGCCGTGGCGGCGGTATATCCGGCCATCAGTGAATATTTCAGGTGACTATTGGCTCCCGGATGCAGCACCGTTGCCATTGAGCCAGAGCCTCTTGGCAGCTGAAATGGGTATGAATCTACAAATGGCACTGGGCTGGCGGCGGCACCTTTTGTTGCATGCCAGTAGCGTGGAAAAAGACGGCAAGGCTTTGTTAATGACGGGCTTGTCGGGTTCCGGAAAATCCACGCTGTCTGCAATGCTTGCCGAAAAAGGCTGGCGTTTCATGGGAGACGAATTTGCCTTGCTCAATCCAGACACTGATATGGCGCACAGCTTTCCCCGCCTGATCAGCCTAAAAAACGAAGCGATTGCAGCGATGCAGTCGATAGTATCCGAGGGTCGTTTCGGTCCCTTGATGAGGGGTACGCCGAAAGGTGACATTCGTCATATTGTCCCGCCGTTGGAGGCCGTACGAAAAATGGCGGACACGGCGAAGCCTGCTTTGCTGCTGTTTCCGCGCTTCGGTTATGATCCTGCATTGCGAGATATGGGTAAGAGCGAGATTTTTGTCCGCTTGACACAAGCTTCGACCAATTATGTGGCTCTGGGCGAGTCTGGTTTTCGGGCGCTGACCAAATTTGTCGATACGGTTCCGACCAAAGCGATGGACTATCAATCTGGCGAGCAGGCCGAAGAACTGATCGACAGCTTGTGGAGCCAGCTACCATGA